From one Brachypodium distachyon strain Bd21 chromosome 4, Brachypodium_distachyon_v3.0, whole genome shotgun sequence genomic stretch:
- the LOC100823600 gene encoding acyl carrier protein 1, chloroplastic, whose amino-acid sequence MAHSLAAVSSFSPSAVRRRLSSQVINVISCQSLVSFSSQRMSFVSIRSVPSPLRFKICCSAKQETQAKKETVDKVCAIVKKQLAVPDGTAVTADSKFSELGADSLDTVEIVMGLEEEFNITVDETSAQDIATVQDAANLIEKLVAEKTA is encoded by the exons ATGGCGcactccctcgccgccgtctcctccttctcgcCGTCCGCCGTGCGCCGGCGGCTCTCCAGCCAG GTGATTAATGTAATTTCGTGTCAGAGCTTGGTTTCCTTCAGCAGCCAGAGGATGAGCTTTGTGTCGATTCGTTCAGTTCCAAGTCCGCTTCGGTTTAAGATTTGCTGCTCG GCTAAGCAAGAGACGCAGGCCAAGAAAGAGACAGTCGACAAGGTTTGTGCGATAGTCAAGAAGCAGCTGGCAGTCCCTGATGGCACTGCTGTGACAGCAGACTCAAAATTCTCTGAGCTCGGTGCTGACTCACTCGATACG GTTGAGATTGTGATGGGCCTTGAGGAAGAATTCAACATCACCGTCGACGAAACAAGCGCGCAGGACATTGCGACCGTGCAGGATGCAGCGAACCTCATCGAGAAGCTCGTGGCAGAGAAAACTGCGTAG
- the LOC100825534 gene encoding putative disease resistance protein RGA1, with the protein MAEFVIGPLISLLKGKASSYLLNQYKVMKGMEEQRGKLERQLQAILGIIKDAEMGSSRQEVSVWLKALKKVSHEAIDVFDEFKYEALRREAKKKGQYTTLGFDTVKLFPSHNPIVFRHRMGKKLQRIVRTVGELVAEMNAFGFKQLQQAPPSKLWRITDSIMKDSEKDIVIRSRDDEKKKIVRILIDRASDEDLMVLPVVGMGGLGKTTFAQLIYDDPEIKKYFQFRRWCCVSDDFDVARIASDLCQTKEENREKALQDLQKIVAGKRYLIVLDDVWDQDADKWEKLKTCLKQGGKGSVVLTTTRKPEVARVMAAGEAVHHLEKLEHKYIKEMIQSRAFSSKNPNTDELGDIVNMVVDRCHGYPLAAKAFGSMLSTKTSMQEWKDVLTKSNICNEKTEILPILKLSYDDLPSHMKQCFAFCALFPKNHEIDVEDLIRLWMANDFISPQDEDRLEREYVEIFEELAWRSFFQDVNQTSPIGTHGKREQLRHRTTCKIHDLMHDIALSVMGEECVTIVAGYDRKRLFSGSSRHIFAEYYKIGSDFDTFLKKQSPTLQTLLYVDSNRPMPCLSKFSSLRALQPLILKELPFRPRHVQHLRYLNFSRNMEIEELPEEISILYNLQTLNLSHCNDLRRLPKGMKYMASLRHLYTNGCQSLECMPPDLGQLASLQTMTYFVVGAKPGCSTVKELQNLNLHGELELCGLQYVSEEDAEAATLGMKEKLTHLSLEWSGDHHEEPFPDCHKKVLDALKPHDGLLMLRIVSYKGTGLPRWATNLTVLKNLVELHLVCCTMCEEFPLFCHLRALQVLHLRRLDKLQYLCKDTVSARFPELRELQLHDLERLERWVLAEGTEEEELTFPLLRHLEIKNCPKLTTLPEAPKLQVLKVAEVKEHLSLLIVKSGYMFSLSELEMSVSDTKAVPASQDLQLCQDVEATLSEMILSGCDFFFPSSPPQPPIGIWNCFGQLIILAIKSCDTLIYWPDQVFGSLVSLKQLRVASCSKLIGPTPLKQDPTQLRYQLLPHLRNLSIFDCGRLRELFILPPSLTYIAILNCSNLEFILAKEDAELEHLDRFTPSEHCNDLVSTSMPKQFPLPRLECLAICSCHKMEALLYLPPSLEHLQIQSCHNLHTVSGQLDGLMGLYVANCNKLESLDSAGDSPLLEDLNVKHCKRLASLSIGLYRYSQFRTFAIEYCPAMNMKPIYERQQQVGSLEHRWNMSRAHSSDPAEGPKWRDPKSWKYAIPGHRYQRY; encoded by the exons ATGGCTGAGTTTGTGATCGGGCCACTGATCTCCTTGCTGAAGGGGAAGGCCTCCAGCTACCTTCTAAACCAGTATAAGGTGATGAAAGGCATGGAGGAGCAGCGTGGGAAGCTAGAGCGCCAGCTGCAAGCCATCCTTGGCATCATCAAAGATGCTGAGATGGGATCTTCCAGACAAGAAGTAAGCGTATGGCTCAAAGCTCTCAAGAAGGTTTCCCATGAGGCGATTGACGTCTTCGATGAGTTCAAGTACGAGGCTCTCCGGCGTGAGGCCAAGAAGAAGGGGCAGTACACCACTCTCGGGTTTGATACTGTAAAGCTCTTCCCTTCTCATAACCCAATTGTGTTCCGTCACAGGATGGGCAAGAAGCTGCAGAGGATTGTGCGGACAGTTGGGGAGCTTGTCGCAGAAATGAACGCCTTTGGGTTCAAACAACTGCAGCAAGCACCGCCGTCCAAACTGTGGCGGATCACAGATTCCATCATGAAGGACTCCGAAAAGGATATTGTTATCAGATCTAGAGAtgatgagaagaagaagattgtgAGGATATTGATAGATCGAGCTAGCGATGAGGATCTTATGGTCCTTCCCGTTGTTGGAATGGGAGGGCTGGGCAAGACCACCTTTGCGCAGCTTATCTACGATGACCCTGAAATCAAGAAGTATTTCCAATTCCGGAGGTGGTGCTGTGTTTCAGATGATTTTGACGTTGCTAGGATTGCAAGCGACCTCTGTCAGACCAAGGAGGAAAATCGTGAAAAGGCATTACAGGACCTTCAGAAAATTGTAGCTGGAAAGAGGTACCTCATTGTGTTGGATGATGTATGGGATCAGGATGCTGATAAATGGGAAAAGCTGAAGACATGCCTTAAGCAAGGTGGCAAGGGCAGTGTAGTACTCACAACAACTCGTAAACCAGAAGTAGCTCGAGTTATGGCTGCAGGTGAGGCTGTCCATCATCTGGAGAAGCTGGAGCACAAGTATATAAAGGAAATGATCCAGAGTAGAGCATTCAGTTCGAAAAATCCCAACACTGACGAGCTTGGTGATATTGTTAATATGGTTGTGGACAGATGTCATGGCTATCCTTTAGCTGCCAAAGCATTTGGCTCTATGCTGAGTACCAAGACTAGCATGCAAGAATGGAAGGATGTATTAACCAAAAGCAACATTTGCAATGAGAAGACTGAAATTTTACCTATACTCAAGCTCAGCTATGACGACTTACCATCACACATGAAGCAGTGCTTTGCCTTTTGTGCTCTGTTCCCCAAAAATCATGAGATTGATGTGGAAGATTTAATCCGGTTATGGATGGCAAATGACTTCATATCCCCGCAGGATGAGGACCGTCTTGAGAGGGAGTATGTAGAAATTTTTGAGGAGCTAGCATGGCGGTCGTTCTTTCAAGATGTGAACCAAACCTCTCCAATAGGGACTCATGGTAAGAGAGAGCAGCTCCGTCACAGGACAACATGCAAGATACATGATCTTATGCATGACATTGCTCTATCTGTTATGGGAGAAGAATGTGTCACTATAGTTGCTGGTTATGATCGCAAAAGGTTGTTTTCAGGCTCTTCTCGCCACATATTCGCAGAATACTATAAAATTGGCAGTGATTTCGATACTTTTTTGAAGAAACAATCTCCAACTCTCCAGACACTGCTGTATGTTGATTCTAATAGACCGATGCCATGTTTATCAAAGTTCAGTTCTCTGCGAGCATTACAACCTTTGATATTGAAAGAACTTCCGTTCAGGCCTAGGCACGTGCAACACCTGAGGTATTTGAACTTCTCAAGAAACATGGAGATTGAAGAACTTCCTGAGGAAATAAGCATATTATATAATCTACAGACTCTAAATCTTTCTCATTGCAACGATCTTCGTCGACTTCCAAAGGGTATGAAGTATATGGCAAGTCTCCGGCACCTCTATACTAATGGATGCCAATCACTGGAATGCATGCCCCCGGACCTTGGGCAGCTGGCTTCTCTACAGACTATGACATATTTTGTGGTGGGTGCTAAACCTGGTTGCAGTACTGTCAAAGAACTGCAGAACTTAAACCTTCATGGTGAATTAGAGTTATGCGGTCTACAATACGTATCTGAAGAGGATGCAGAAGCAGCGACACTTGGAATGAAAGAGAAACTTACACATTTATCTCTTGAATGGAGTGGTGACCACCATGAGGAACCATTTCCAGATTGTCATAAGAAGGTGTTAGATGCTCTTAAGCCTCATGATGGACTGTTGATGCTTAGGATTGTTTCCTACAAAGGCACTGGATTACCAAGATGGGCGACAAATCTTACCGTTCTAAAGAATTTGGTCGAGCTCCATTTGGTTTGCTGTACAATGTGTGAAGAATTTCCTTTATTTTGTCATTTGAGGGCACTTCAAGTTCTTCATTTGAGAAGGCTGGATAAATTGCAATACTTATGCAAGGACACAGTATCTGCAAGGTTCCCAGAATTAAGAGAACTCCAGTTACACGATTTGGAGAGGTTGGAGAGATGGGTGCTTGCGGAAGGaacagaagaggaagagctAACGTTTCCTCTGCTGCGGCACCTTGAAATTAAGAACTGCCCAAAACTGACAACTCTGCCTGAAGCACCCAAACTCCAGGTTTTAAAGGTAGCAGAAGTCAAAGAACACCTATCATTATTAATTGTGAAATCAGGATACATGTTTTCTTTGTCCGAGTTAGAAATGTCTGTCAGTGACACGAAAGCAGTACCAGCATCGCAGGATTTGCAGCTCTGTCAGGATGTTGAAGCAACCCTTTCAGAAATGATTTTGTCTGGTTGTGACTTTTTCTTCCCGTCAAGTCCACCTCAACCACCAATTGGGATTTGGAATTGCTTTGGACAACTTATAATTTTGGCAATCAAATCATGCGATACGCTTATCTACTGGCCTGATCAAGTGTTTGGAAGTTTGGTATCGTTGAAGCAGCTTCGCGTTGCTAGTTGCAGTAAGTTAATTGGCCCAACACCGCTGAAACAAGACCCAACTCAACTGAGATATCAGCTCCTGCCACATCTGAGAAATCTAAGCATATTTGACTGTGGAAGGTTAAGAGAGCTCTTCATTCTCCCCCCATCTCTCACATACATTGCTATTCTGAACTGCAGTAACCTTGAGTTCATATTGGCAAAGGAGGATGCAGAGTTGGAACACCTTGATAGATTCACACCGTCTGAACACTGCAACGACCTCGTATCCACAAGCATGCCAAAGCAGTTTCCCTTACCAAGGCTGGAATGTCTAGCCATCTGCTCTTGTCATAAAATGGAAGCACTCCTGTATCTACCACCGTCACTCGAGCACTTGCAAATTCAATCATGTCATAACCTTCATACCGTGTCAGGGCAGCTGGATGGACTCATGGGTTTATACGTTGCGAACTGCAATAAGCTTGAGTCACTGGATTCTGCTGGAGACTCGCCATTACTGGAAGACCTCAACGTTAAGCATTGCAAACGGCTGGCGTCCTTATCAATTGGTCTCTATCGTTACTCACAATTTCGTACCTTTGCAATTGAATATTGTCCAGCTATGAATATGAAGCCCATTTATGAACGCCAACAGCAGGTTGGTAGCCTTGAACACCGGTGGAATATGTCACGTGCTCATTCAAGCGATCCAGCTGAAG GGCCCAAGTGGAGGGATCCAAAATCTTGGAAGTATGCTATTCCTGGACATCGTTACCAACGTTATTGA